CGGCGGTGGCCTGATCGGCTGTGAAGCCGCCGCGGCGCTGGCGACCGGGGGCGTGAAAACCGCGCTGGTGGCCCGGGAAACCGTTCCCCTGCAACGGCGATTCGGTGTCGAGGTCGGCGAGCGTGTGGTGAAGATTCTCGCCGACAACGGGGTCGGGTTCGTCGGTGGTACCACAGTCGCCAAAATCGACGGCTCGGACGTGGTGCTCGACGACGGCACGGCGATCCAGGCCGATCTCGTCGTCTCCGCCAATGGTGTGCGGCCGGACGTCCGGCTGGCCGAATCCGCCGGATTGGACACCCGAGACGGGCGCATCGTGGTCGACGAGCACATGCACGCGTCGGCGCGCAACGTCTACGCCGCGGGCGACGTCGCACTCGCCCACAATGTCACCGCCGGGCGCCGCATCCGCGCCGAGCACTGGCGCGATGCCGCGCAGGAGGGGCTGGTCGCCGGACTCACGGCCGCCGGCTTCTCCGCCGCCTGGGATCAAGTTCCCGGATTCTCGTCGACCATCGGCGATTCGGTGTTCAAGTACCGGGGCTGGGGCAGTTACGAAACGTGTCGACTCGTCGACCACCACGACGGGTTCACGGTCTGGTACGAGTCTGACAGCGAGGTCGTCGGGGTGTTGACGCTCAACGCCGACGAGGACCTCCGTCGCGCGGAAGAACTGCTGCGCGCGTAGCGATTACAGCCAATCCCTCAGTGCGTCGCTTACGTAGGCCCGGGATCAGCATGGGCACTCGCTGCCGGTACTCGGCGTAGCGTGCCCCCAGCGCCGCGGTGAGGTCATGCTCTTCGAACTGCAGGGCGAGCAGGATGTATCCCGTCATCACCGCCGCGAACAGCAGATGACCCGCAGACATCGTCGGGGCCGCCCAGAACGCGATGAGGAAGCCCAGCATCAACGGATGGCGCACCACCCGGTACAACA
The sequence above is drawn from the Mycobacterium gallinarum genome and encodes:
- a CDS encoding NAD(P)/FAD-dependent oxidoreductase; protein product: MIGKPMARGGVPPPGFIAIGSGPAGVSAAETFRSKHPGIPVRILTVDPALPYAKPPLSKGYLCGREDRRELHSAGWFDRNNVDLIRGVTVDHIDTDGQEVVTAGGQRYPYWHLVVASGATPIKLTIPGAESALTLRSFSDAVALKMAARYADSAVVIGGGLIGCEAAAALATGGVKTALVARETVPLQRRFGVEVGERVVKILADNGVGFVGGTTVAKIDGSDVVLDDGTAIQADLVVSANGVRPDVRLAESAGLDTRDGRIVVDEHMHASARNVYAAGDVALAHNVTAGRRIRAEHWRDAAQEGLVAGLTAAGFSAAWDQVPGFSSTIGDSVFKYRGWGSYETCRLVDHHDGFTVWYESDSEVVGVLTLNADEDLRRAEELLRA